The Spirosoma radiotolerans genome has a window encoding:
- the aroB gene encoding 3-dehydroquinate synthase, which produces MSTVTIAPLAESLPAFLDSYDFSAIAVIADNHTFRFCYPDLKALLPKHTLVRIKSGEEQKHIATCEMIWDALTRANFDRHSLVLNLGGGVIGDMGGFCAATYKRGIAFAQMPTTLLSQVDASVGGKLGIDFRGFKNHIGVFQQPNAVLIDTTFLTTLPERELRSGFAEIIKHCLIADAAMWDEIRRRDLDEQDWTTLVAHSVAVKQRVVAQDPTEKGLRKILNFGHTLGHAVETHYLMQPRKRLLHGEAIAVGMVAEAFIACHKKMIDQSLLTQIEEYVFSVYGNVRLVDEDIEPILALTLQDKKNRGREVRMSLLDGPGSCAFDIPVTASEMRKGLEFYRGLNK; this is translated from the coding sequence ATGTCAACCGTAACGATTGCCCCACTTGCCGAAAGCTTACCTGCTTTCCTTGATTCCTACGATTTTTCGGCCATTGCCGTTATTGCCGACAACCACACATTCCGTTTCTGTTACCCCGATTTAAAGGCGTTGCTACCTAAACACACGCTGGTTCGGATCAAGTCGGGCGAAGAACAGAAGCACATCGCTACCTGCGAAATGATCTGGGATGCCCTGACACGGGCCAACTTTGATCGCCACTCGCTGGTGCTTAACCTCGGTGGTGGAGTCATTGGCGATATGGGCGGGTTCTGCGCGGCTACTTACAAGCGCGGAATTGCCTTTGCCCAGATGCCTACTACCTTACTTTCTCAGGTCGATGCCAGCGTCGGGGGTAAACTCGGCATCGACTTCCGTGGCTTTAAAAACCACATCGGCGTGTTTCAGCAGCCCAACGCTGTGCTAATCGACACGACCTTTCTGACGACGCTGCCTGAGCGCGAACTCCGGTCAGGATTTGCCGAGATCATCAAACATTGTCTCATTGCCGATGCCGCTATGTGGGACGAAATACGCCGTCGTGATCTCGATGAGCAGGATTGGACTACTTTGGTTGCGCATTCAGTAGCGGTAAAGCAGCGGGTCGTGGCGCAGGATCCTACCGAGAAAGGCCTTCGTAAGATTCTCAACTTTGGTCATACGCTGGGCCATGCCGTAGAAACGCACTACCTGATGCAGCCCCGGAAGCGCCTTTTGCATGGGGAAGCGATTGCCGTTGGGATGGTTGCCGAAGCCTTCATTGCCTGTCATAAAAAGATGATCGACCAATCGTTGCTTACACAAATCGAAGAATACGTATTTTCCGTATATGGAAATGTGCGCTTGGTAGACGAGGACATCGAGCCCATTTTAGCATTGACCTTGCAGGATAAGAAAAACCGGGGACGCGAAGTTCGAATGTCTTTGCTTGATGGACCCGGAAGTTGTGCCTTCGATATACCCGTTACGGCCTCCGAAATGCGCAAAGGTCTGGAGTTTTACCGAGGCCTAAATAAGTAG
- a CDS encoding MFS transporter, producing the protein MKVRYRVLAGLFLLSTITYLDRVCMNVVSKYVKADLHLDNEQFGWILGAFSLAYALFEIPTGSLGDKIGPRRVLTRVVLWWSGFTMLTGTAFNFIYLLVVRFLFGAGEAGAYPNSSIVIARWFPAVEVGRAQSVIWAAGRLGGALTPLLVIPLVHWAGWRWAFAALGLLGVAWAIGWFIWFRDEPAAQESISLEEVREIERGRKIKSSDHLIPWKTIIRNPDLWALMLMCHLFFYGSYFFTNWSSVYFQEGRGMSEDQTKNFISLSYFLGAVGCLVGGVLSDALTKRYGLKIGRRAVGVGGLGLSSLFFLLAGITTDNQTAGYFLAMCVLAKDLALPVAFAVCVDIGQRNAGSVTGAMNFAGQLGGFFITILFGIIVKHTNNFSYPLFMIAGCLLVSALLWFRIDPTKPVTIKV; encoded by the coding sequence ATGAAGGTTCGCTACCGCGTTCTTGCGGGCTTATTTCTCCTTTCGACCATAACCTACCTCGACCGCGTTTGCATGAACGTGGTTAGTAAATACGTAAAAGCTGACCTTCATCTGGATAACGAGCAGTTTGGCTGGATACTCGGTGCGTTCTCACTGGCCTATGCGCTTTTTGAAATTCCAACGGGCTCCCTCGGCGACAAAATTGGTCCCCGACGCGTGCTGACGCGGGTCGTGCTGTGGTGGTCTGGCTTTACGATGTTGACAGGCACGGCCTTCAATTTTATCTACTTGCTGGTGGTCCGGTTCCTGTTTGGTGCCGGAGAAGCGGGCGCTTATCCCAACTCCTCCATCGTTATTGCGCGGTGGTTTCCGGCGGTTGAAGTGGGTCGGGCCCAATCGGTGATCTGGGCTGCCGGACGGCTGGGCGGGGCGTTGACACCGTTGCTGGTTATTCCACTGGTGCATTGGGCTGGCTGGCGCTGGGCCTTTGCGGCATTGGGTTTGCTGGGTGTTGCCTGGGCCATTGGGTGGTTTATTTGGTTCCGCGACGAGCCCGCAGCTCAGGAAAGTATCAGCCTTGAAGAAGTTCGGGAGATTGAACGGGGCCGTAAAATCAAATCGTCCGACCACCTGATTCCCTGGAAAACCATCATCCGTAATCCCGATTTATGGGCGCTCATGCTCATGTGCCATCTGTTCTTTTACGGCTCCTACTTTTTCACGAACTGGTCGTCGGTCTACTTTCAGGAAGGTCGTGGCATGAGCGAAGATCAAACGAAAAACTTTATCTCCCTTTCCTATTTCCTGGGCGCGGTTGGCTGTCTGGTTGGCGGTGTCCTGAGCGACGCCCTAACCAAACGATACGGGCTGAAAATAGGCCGTCGGGCGGTGGGCGTCGGTGGACTGGGCTTATCGAGCTTATTTTTTCTGTTGGCCGGTATCACCACCGATAATCAGACGGCGGGTTATTTTCTGGCCATGTGCGTGCTAGCGAAAGATCTGGCCTTACCTGTTGCGTTTGCAGTCTGTGTAGATATTGGCCAGCGCAACGCCGGTTCTGTAACAGGAGCCATGAATTTTGCCGGGCAACTCGGTGGTTTTTTCATTACTATCCTCTTCGGCATCATCGTCAAACACACGAATAATTTCAGTTACCCTCTGTTTATGATTGCGGGTTGCTTACTGGTCAGCGCCTTACTCTGGTTCCGTATTGACCCGACTAAACCCGTGACGATCAAGGTGTGA
- a CDS encoding ester cyclase, producing the protein MDLQAQLNKEAVRRFNQEVIAEGNLDSFNELMDDQFINHSAPPGANNGPQGMINTFNNILRPALADMRVIIHDQIAEGDLVTTRKTITGTHKGTLMGIPPTDRSISIDVIDVIRLRNGKYIEHWGINTLPIVLQQLANTKEVASPNLPNSLSS; encoded by the coding sequence ATGGATTTACAGGCTCAGCTAAACAAAGAAGCGGTCAGGCGTTTCAACCAAGAAGTGATTGCAGAAGGCAATCTCGATAGCTTCAACGAATTAATGGATGATCAGTTTATCAATCACTCCGCCCCACCGGGAGCTAATAACGGTCCTCAGGGGATGATAAATACCTTCAACAATATCCTTCGCCCAGCTCTCGCTGATATGCGGGTAATCATTCATGATCAAATTGCTGAAGGGGATTTAGTTACTACTCGCAAAACCATTACAGGAACCCATAAAGGAACCTTGATGGGCATACCTCCAACTGATCGGTCAATAAGTATCGACGTAATTGACGTGATACGATTACGCAACGGAAAATATATTGAACACTGGGGTATCAATACCTTACCCATTGTTTTACAACAGTTAGCAAATACGAAAGAAGTTGCTTCACCAAACTTACCGAATAGCCTTTCATCGTGA
- a CDS encoding pyridoxal phosphate-dependent aminotransferase, whose amino-acid sequence MSINRRDWLRASMLSGLSLAAAPAAFCESEPEMPKGYIIPKGGLKARLSANENPYGPSPKALKAITEAAPDGYLYAMEYSKQFRKLVADTEGVPEEYVLLGAGSGELLTAASLWAAYRANAGRTIVAPDPTFDALPRTAVKHGITMDRVPLVAADGYDINLNKLNERVGSQTGMVYLCNPNNPTAITVDPAKLRAFCEAVGAKTPILVDEAYIDYTPDPKAYTMVDMVKKGSNVIITKTFSKVHGFAGLRTGYMIAKPELLEQISKFATGGSSMSMTTLRAAMVSLQDKDFIKYSLGKAQESKDYLYGVLKQHNYEPLPSGANFVMFPIRMKGEDFVSRMLDQGVGIRQWKFDGQYWCRVSLGTMPQMQAFADGLKTIS is encoded by the coding sequence ATGTCTATCAATCGTCGTGACTGGCTACGGGCCAGTATGTTATCTGGTCTGAGTTTAGCGGCTGCTCCAGCGGCATTCTGCGAGTCAGAACCCGAAATGCCTAAGGGGTACATAATTCCGAAAGGGGGGCTGAAAGCCCGCTTATCCGCGAACGAGAATCCTTATGGCCCTTCGCCCAAAGCTTTGAAGGCCATTACGGAGGCTGCGCCCGATGGCTATCTGTATGCGATGGAGTATTCGAAGCAATTTCGGAAGCTGGTTGCTGATACGGAAGGCGTTCCGGAAGAGTATGTACTGCTGGGCGCCGGATCGGGCGAATTGCTGACCGCGGCTTCGCTTTGGGCGGCCTATCGGGCCAATGCCGGCCGGACCATTGTGGCGCCTGACCCGACCTTTGATGCTTTACCAAGAACGGCCGTTAAACATGGTATCACGATGGACCGTGTCCCGCTCGTGGCAGCGGATGGCTATGACATTAACCTGAACAAGCTGAACGAGCGCGTTGGTAGCCAGACGGGTATGGTTTATTTATGCAATCCCAACAACCCAACCGCCATCACGGTTGACCCGGCCAAACTGCGGGCCTTCTGCGAAGCGGTAGGAGCCAAGACGCCCATTCTGGTCGACGAGGCTTATATCGACTATACACCCGATCCTAAAGCTTACACCATGGTCGATATGGTGAAGAAGGGGAGCAACGTGATCATCACCAAAACGTTTTCGAAAGTACATGGCTTTGCTGGTTTACGGACGGGCTACATGATTGCGAAACCCGAGTTGCTAGAGCAAATCAGTAAGTTTGCGACAGGAGGCAGCTCTATGAGCATGACAACCCTGCGGGCGGCTATGGTTAGTTTACAGGACAAAGACTTTATCAAATACTCACTGGGCAAAGCACAGGAATCCAAAGATTATCTATACGGCGTTCTGAAGCAGCATAATTACGAACCCCTACCATCGGGGGCCAACTTTGTCATGTTCCCGATTCGGATGAAAGGCGAGGATTTTGTCAGCCGTATGCTGGATCAGGGCGTCGGTATCCGTCAGTGGAAATTTGACGGCCAATACTGGTGCCGCGTTAGCCTGGGTACAATGCCTCAAATGCAGGCTTTCGCCGACGGCTTGAAAACCATATCATAA
- a CDS encoding glycosyltransferase family 9 protein: MITATNPPRFLIIQTAFIGDVILATAMLEQVHEAYPTAVLDILVRKGNEGLLANHPFLNEVLIWDKKGTGGMFAKYRDFWRLLNIIRPRHYDAVLNLQRYGTMGLLTVLSEAKKTIGFDKNPFARFFTHQVEHRFEPGVHEVDRNAGLLRALGITGGFVRRPKLYPSLNDYSIAQTYQSQPYVCIAPMSVWFTKQYPAQRWVELIRALPQDLRVYLLGASSDLLACKAIKTMVGPQTDIVNLAGKLSLLQSAALLQGAVMNYVNDSAPLHLCSAMNAPTTAVFCSTVPEFGFGPLADGSRVVQTPEPLDCKPCNLHGRTHCPLGHFRCAWGIRTEELAQLD; this comes from the coding sequence ATGATAACCGCTACCAATCCACCTCGGTTCCTGATTATTCAAACCGCCTTCATCGGCGATGTAATATTGGCTACGGCCATGCTTGAACAAGTGCATGAAGCATACCCAACTGCCGTACTGGATATTTTGGTGCGCAAAGGTAACGAGGGTTTGCTGGCTAATCATCCCTTTCTGAACGAAGTCCTGATTTGGGACAAAAAGGGAACGGGTGGAATGTTTGCCAAATACCGGGATTTCTGGCGGTTGCTCAACATCATCCGCCCCCGCCACTACGATGCCGTGCTGAATTTACAACGCTATGGCACGATGGGTTTACTGACGGTATTGTCGGAAGCAAAAAAGACGATCGGTTTTGATAAGAACCCATTTGCCCGGTTTTTTACGCATCAGGTCGAGCACCGGTTTGAACCGGGGGTACACGAAGTTGATCGTAACGCGGGTTTGCTCAGGGCGTTGGGCATAACCGGCGGATTTGTACGTCGTCCTAAACTGTATCCATCGCTCAATGATTATTCGATTGCCCAAACGTATCAGAGCCAGCCTTACGTCTGCATAGCCCCGATGTCGGTCTGGTTTACCAAACAGTACCCAGCCCAACGCTGGGTGGAACTGATCCGGGCTTTACCTCAAGACCTGCGGGTTTACCTGTTGGGTGCTTCATCCGATTTATTAGCCTGTAAGGCTATTAAAACGATGGTAGGCCCCCAAACGGATATTGTGAATTTGGCCGGTAAGTTAAGCCTGTTGCAGTCGGCAGCTCTACTGCAGGGGGCCGTGATGAATTACGTTAATGATTCGGCTCCACTTCATTTGTGTTCGGCGATGAATGCACCGACAACGGCGGTCTTTTGTTCAACGGTTCCCGAATTTGGTTTTGGACCCTTAGCTGATGGATCGCGGGTAGTGCAAACACCGGAACCACTGGATTGCAAACCCTGTAATCTGCACGGTCGAACCCATTGTCCGCTGGGTCATTTTCGCTGTGCCTGGGGCATCCGAACAGAAGAACTGGCCCAGTTAGATTAA
- a CDS encoding M16 family metallopeptidase yields MEDYEVYTLPNGIRIAHKQMPYTQIAHCGIMLDIGSRDEQPHQQGLAHFWEHMAFKGTEKRKSYHIITRLETVGGELNAYTTKEKVCFHASVLDAHFEKATELLADITFHSVFPEKQIERERGVILEEMAMYYDSPEDAIQDDFDELVFPNHALGGNILGTIDTVSSFKREDLQQFIAENYDTSRIVFASVSKLTFSQVVKVAEKYFQDVPAQHSARQRNKPTDYVPRHTKVERPITQAQCALGRPAYGLTDPRRLPFFMLVNLLGGPGMNSRLNLNLREKYGLVYSIDASYTPYLDTGFLGIYFGTDPKKVDKAQALIIKELKRLREQPLTTLQLHQTKEQLIGQLAMAEESNNSFMLMMAKSLLDIDRVEALNDIFNDIKSVTAAQLQTLAQEVFDENQFSYLTFVPEK; encoded by the coding sequence ATGGAAGATTACGAAGTTTATACTTTACCCAACGGAATTCGGATTGCGCACAAACAAATGCCATATACGCAAATTGCCCATTGTGGGATTATGCTCGACATCGGCAGCCGCGACGAACAACCGCATCAGCAGGGATTGGCCCATTTTTGGGAGCATATGGCCTTCAAAGGTACGGAGAAACGAAAATCCTACCACATCATTACGCGCTTAGAAACCGTTGGGGGCGAATTAAACGCCTACACAACGAAAGAAAAAGTGTGTTTCCACGCGTCTGTACTGGATGCACATTTCGAGAAAGCTACGGAGTTATTGGCAGATATCACATTTCATTCGGTTTTTCCTGAAAAACAAATCGAACGAGAGCGGGGAGTTATCCTCGAAGAAATGGCCATGTACTACGATTCACCCGAAGATGCGATTCAGGATGATTTCGATGAGCTGGTCTTTCCAAATCATGCCCTGGGCGGTAATATTCTCGGCACCATTGATACCGTCAGCTCATTCAAGCGCGAAGATCTGCAACAATTTATCGCCGAAAACTACGACACCAGCCGAATTGTCTTTGCCTCGGTTAGTAAATTAACCTTCAGCCAGGTCGTAAAAGTAGCCGAAAAGTATTTTCAGGACGTACCAGCACAGCATTCGGCCCGTCAGCGAAACAAGCCCACCGATTATGTGCCGCGTCACACGAAAGTAGAACGGCCTATTACCCAGGCGCAGTGCGCCCTCGGACGGCCTGCCTATGGCCTGACTGACCCAAGGCGGCTTCCCTTTTTCATGCTGGTCAACCTCCTTGGCGGCCCCGGCATGAACTCCCGGCTGAACCTGAACCTCCGCGAAAAATACGGCCTGGTTTATTCCATCGATGCCAGCTATACGCCTTATTTAGATACGGGTTTTCTGGGTATTTATTTCGGTACCGACCCCAAGAAAGTGGACAAAGCCCAGGCGCTGATTATAAAGGAACTGAAACGGCTACGCGAGCAACCGCTCACGACGCTGCAATTGCACCAAACTAAAGAGCAACTCATTGGGCAGTTGGCCATGGCCGAAGAAAGCAACAACAGCTTTATGCTGATGATGGCAAAAAGTCTGCTCGACATCGATCGAGTGGAAGCGTTAAACGACATTTTCAACGACA